Proteins from one Planctomicrobium piriforme genomic window:
- a CDS encoding CHAT domain-containing protein, which produces MNSTKCLPLALGLILLACSVAISQEHVPASGASVPSLHEFWLKAAKDVCQIQGSTPNVLKQCEAELANFHLASYEGRSDLAHLLEKSLTALLQMNPSLDRSRLIRAWRDIAISHVFRNRTEVFSKEVINNDTCWAMLLEEEKRDLGKPLTIGALRQSVRSFEDAYAKDSVYPLGKLVKLLNGLAEGSNLLLVKDANGELTADQQADALRLLNFRVTLEQVAFAILQGSQEGTRNVSTEPYPDEAVLIAVLASTLSDHTATNLTRLHTQILEEAFALRDYSSSTRGIKLAKALEPVVRNADSRTRAYLHVRIRLTERWCHTVQSHFNVAAMLDLVAPTEFKEELLPADRVSAMTAQSLIRAQLQFANRDFQEGLKTLAAAIPGCREAGDPQLLDLLAMQAQAHSYMKSFGASHSSLDQAKQAFVILAPSDRTIDRCHRAGVLLAELIVLLNEDRPQDARSILQPALHTAFSTNYESGVHFAAAKCLIRCEAMPTNVCFHLEQADELMQGSTQAEHMEVLLELVKVLNNLGKNKAAINKIVEYMKLRDKVLKMTRDSPAYWAHLFNVDFSDTDAEAVDLLMEAYLANPTPETLQVLLWSNEVCRSRGVQDGIMTSWMGNSMTLDATISLELSPLLGRMFPPIPGPDETVAHVKKTIKVLNELTKRQNTFLVYIHSVRLNTVVLVRCDSQQVAARALQGNLSEIEASLDKMVLQQQTVLGEYQKLASSPNSLPLLELVKRREAEQRIHSEELADMLLPAWITETINAAAEEPGLTVVVGGPLKKVMFLPLRIERNGERRYLRDAVASFSMAPSAHCVYLLMYYAIAQASSEEGTKSEPRLRTLLLASAPDEKLPFEKVDREGVARSFRGRVVISGTKQELLSRFDNCDDLHIYCHGVFVPGKPLDSGILLAGDVIRFADLRLRRMGSGGCATLAVCSAAEDQAVNGVDGWSFATFFFHAKCSAVIAPLWGLDQHYAARFFPELHKTMAGGTDSARALVLTMRAMGSKPDDPFKGQGLLGSDSPCFWSTLVHFGW; this is translated from the coding sequence ATGAATTCAACCAAGTGCTTACCATTGGCGTTGGGACTGATACTCCTGGCATGTTCGGTTGCGATTAGCCAGGAACACGTACCTGCAAGTGGCGCGTCGGTACCGTCACTTCACGAGTTCTGGCTCAAAGCAGCAAAGGACGTATGCCAAATCCAAGGCTCGACGCCCAACGTGCTCAAGCAATGCGAAGCCGAGTTGGCCAACTTTCACCTTGCGTCATACGAAGGCCGATCTGATCTCGCACACTTATTAGAAAAGTCTCTCACCGCTCTGCTGCAGATGAACCCGTCATTAGATCGATCAAGGTTGATCCGCGCTTGGAGGGATATCGCCATTTCCCACGTTTTTCGTAATCGAACCGAAGTCTTCTCCAAAGAAGTCATCAACAATGACACTTGTTGGGCAATGCTGTTGGAGGAGGAGAAGAGAGATCTTGGTAAACCGCTGACGATTGGGGCGTTGCGACAATCGGTCCGGTCTTTTGAAGATGCATATGCAAAAGACTCCGTATATCCGCTCGGCAAGCTAGTCAAACTGCTGAATGGACTTGCAGAGGGCTCGAACCTGCTTCTCGTCAAAGATGCGAATGGTGAGTTGACGGCCGATCAGCAAGCGGATGCACTAAGACTGCTAAACTTTCGAGTGACACTGGAGCAAGTCGCTTTTGCAATTCTACAAGGTTCGCAAGAAGGCACTAGAAATGTCTCCACGGAACCATATCCTGACGAGGCGGTGTTGATCGCTGTGCTCGCGTCCACACTTAGCGATCACACCGCAACCAATCTGACTCGACTTCACACCCAGATACTGGAAGAGGCTTTCGCTTTGCGAGATTACAGCAGTTCAACAAGAGGCATCAAGCTAGCTAAAGCTCTTGAACCTGTGGTCAGGAACGCCGACTCTCGCACTAGAGCATATCTGCATGTTCGAATTCGGCTTACCGAGCGATGGTGCCACACCGTGCAGAGTCATTTCAATGTCGCCGCAATGCTCGACCTTGTTGCCCCGACGGAGTTCAAAGAAGAGCTTCTTCCGGCCGATCGTGTAAGCGCAATGACGGCACAGTCGCTTATTCGAGCGCAGCTTCAATTTGCGAATCGCGATTTTCAAGAAGGGCTGAAAACGCTTGCAGCGGCGATACCTGGCTGCCGCGAGGCTGGCGATCCGCAATTACTCGATTTACTCGCTATGCAGGCGCAAGCACACTCATACATGAAGAGTTTCGGTGCAAGCCATTCAAGCCTAGATCAAGCCAAACAGGCATTCGTTATTCTAGCTCCGTCGGACCGAACAATCGATCGTTGCCATCGCGCTGGCGTTCTCCTCGCGGAACTGATCGTGCTACTCAACGAAGATCGCCCTCAAGATGCTCGATCCATCTTGCAACCCGCGCTCCACACGGCATTTTCAACCAACTACGAGTCTGGAGTTCACTTTGCTGCGGCGAAGTGCTTAATCAGATGTGAAGCGATGCCTACCAATGTCTGCTTTCATCTTGAGCAAGCGGACGAACTGATGCAAGGCTCGACCCAGGCGGAGCATATGGAAGTTTTGCTCGAACTTGTTAAGGTCTTGAACAACCTTGGCAAAAATAAGGCGGCGATCAATAAGATAGTCGAGTACATGAAGTTGCGAGATAAAGTTCTGAAAATGACTCGCGACTCACCGGCCTATTGGGCGCACTTATTCAATGTCGACTTTTCCGACACAGATGCAGAAGCCGTTGACTTATTGATGGAAGCCTATCTTGCAAATCCGACTCCCGAAACGCTTCAGGTGTTGCTATGGTCCAATGAAGTCTGTCGCTCGCGGGGAGTGCAGGACGGGATTATGACATCTTGGATGGGGAATTCCATGACGTTAGATGCGACCATTTCATTGGAGCTCTCACCGCTGCTGGGGCGAATGTTTCCCCCGATTCCCGGTCCAGATGAAACGGTGGCGCACGTCAAGAAGACGATTAAGGTTCTCAATGAACTCACTAAGCGACAGAACACATTCCTTGTCTACATTCATTCGGTGCGACTAAACACAGTTGTACTGGTTCGGTGTGACTCTCAACAAGTGGCTGCTCGCGCTTTGCAAGGCAATCTTTCCGAGATTGAAGCTTCGCTCGATAAGATGGTCTTGCAGCAGCAGACGGTGTTGGGCGAGTATCAAAAGCTAGCGTCTTCACCGAATTCGTTGCCGCTGCTTGAGTTGGTTAAACGCCGCGAAGCGGAGCAGCGCATCCATTCGGAGGAACTCGCGGACATGCTGCTGCCAGCATGGATCACAGAGACAATAAACGCTGCGGCAGAAGAACCGGGACTGACAGTCGTCGTTGGTGGTCCGCTGAAAAAAGTGATGTTTTTGCCGCTTCGCATCGAACGAAACGGAGAGCGACGATATCTGCGTGACGCTGTTGCCAGTTTCTCGATGGCCCCTAGTGCGCACTGCGTTTATCTGTTGATGTATTACGCCATCGCCCAAGCGAGTAGCGAAGAGGGGACTAAATCCGAACCGCGACTTAGGACGCTGCTATTGGCGTCAGCTCCCGACGAAAAGCTCCCCTTCGAGAAGGTCGACCGTGAGGGTGTCGCTCGAAGTTTTCGCGGTCGTGTTGTTATCTCAGGGACAAAGCAAGAACTCCTGTCGCGATTCGACAATTGCGATGACTTGCATATCTACTGCCACGGGGTATTTGTACCCGGTAAGCCGTTGGACTCGGGCATTCTCCTGGCGGGGGATGTCATCCGCTTTGCCGATCTGCGCCTCCGGCGGATGGGAAGTGGCGGTTGTGCAACGCTTGCCGTTTGCAGCGCAGCGGAAGATCAAGCGGTGAATGGCGTCGACGGCTGGAGTTTCGCCACCTTCTTCTTCCACGCGAAGTGCAGTGCGGTCATTGCGCCGCTGTGGGGCTTGGATCAACATTATGCAGCACGTTTTTTTCCCGAGCTCCACAAGACGATGGCCGGCGGCACGGACTCTGCGCGTGCGCTCGTCTTGACGATGCGCGCTATGGGTTCCAAGCCCGATGACCCGTTTAAAGGGCAAGGTTTACTCGGGTCGGATTCTCCATGCTTTTGGTCAACACTGGTCCACTTTGGCTGGTGA